In Oryza sativa Japonica Group chromosome 11, ASM3414082v1, the following are encoded in one genomic region:
- the LOC107279312 gene encoding uncharacterized protein isoform X2, translating into MDGSISGDALLRGPWNDLPGDLLGLVLGHIPCAAGRARVRSVCSSWRNAAAIQRPPRPLPMLVFSRFGFVSFSSFSSVMVIADAEFTRIPLHEDESLRWVGSFDEWLVGTRPGSVCKDAHSHCFLVNAFSRETIQLPRPSAFRLSHHICKTLPIVNTTGSVDIIIQEHEYSVCFRKVVLSGSPSSGSMCTVAAISQCILALWHPGMTS; encoded by the exons ATGGACGGAAGCATCTCAG GCGATGCGCTGCTGCGGGGCCCGTGGAATGACCTCCCGGGGGACCTGCTTGGCCTTGTGCTCGGCCACATCCCGTGCGCCGCTGGCCGCGCCAGGGTGCGCTCCGTCTGCAGCTCGTGGCGCAACGCCGCGGCCATCCAGCGCCCGCCCCGGCCACTCCCCATGCTCGTGTTCTCCCGGTTCGGCTTCgtcagcttctccagcttctccTCCGTCATGGTGATCGCTGACGCTGAGTTCACACGCATTCCGCTGCACGAGGACGAGAGCCTCCGCTGGGTGGGTTCGTTCGACGAGTGGCTCGTGGGGACTCGACCTGGCAGCGTATGCAAGGATGCCCACAGCCATTGCTTCTTGGTGAACGCATTCTCCCGGGAGACGATCCAACTACCGAGGCCATCTGCCTTCCGATTATCCCATCACATCTGCAAGACTCTCCCCATCGTCAACACCACAGGTTCGGTCGACATCATTATCCAAGAACATGAGTACTCGGTGTGCTTCAGAAAGGTGGTTTTATCTGGTTCACCTTCCTCTGGCTCAATGTGCACCGTGGCTGCCATATCTCAGTGCATCCTTGCTCTCTGGCACCCTGGGATGACATCATGA
- the LOC4350844 gene encoding plastid-lipid-associated protein 6, chloroplastic gives MAAAVASSCCASTSARPLVRRAGSRNGKLWWAGGVRKARLLSISATAAAPSGVDYAAGTGAAADDDAVAALKVKLLSAVSGLNRGLAASQEDLDRADAAARELEAAAGGGPVDLERDVDKLQGRWRLVYSSAFSSRTLGGSRPGPPTGRLLPITLGQVFQRIDVVSKDFDNIVDVELGAPWPLPPVELTATLAHKFEIIGTSSIKITFDKTTVKTKGNLSQLPPLEVPRIPDNLRPPSNTGSGEFEVTYLDGDTRITRGDRGELRVFVIS, from the exons atggcggcggcggtggcgtcgtctTGCTGCGCCTCGACCAGCGCTCGCCCACTGGTTCGCCGCGCCGGGAGCAGGAACGGGAAGCTGTGGTGGGCGGGTGGTGTCAGGAAGGCGCGGCTGCTGTCCATCTCCGCCacggccgcggcgccgtcggGCGTGGACTACGCGGcgggcaccggcgccgccgccgacgacgacgccgtggCTGCGCTCAAAGTCAAGCTTCTG AGCGCGGTGTCCGGGCTGAACCGCGGCCTCGCGGCGAGCCAGGAGGATCTTGAccgcgccgacgcggcggcgcgggagctcgaggcggcggcgggcggcggccccGTCGACCTGGAGAGGGACGTGGACAAGCTGCAGGGGCGGTGGAGGCTGGTGTACAGCAGCGCGTTCTCGTCGCGGACGCTCGGCGGCAGCCGCCCCGGCCCGcccaccggccgcctcctccccatcACCCTCGGGCAG GTGTTTCAGAGGATCGATGTTGTCAGCAAGGACTTCGACAACATCGTCGATGTCGAGCTCGGCGCGCcatggccgctgccgccggtggaGCTGACGGCGACGCTGGCTCACAAGTTTGAGATCATCG GCACCTCGAGCATAAAGATCACATTCGACAAGACGACGGTGAAGACGAAGGGGAACCTGTCCCAGCTGCCGCCGCTGGAGGTCCCTCGCATCCCGgacaacctccggccgccgtccAACACCGGCAGCGGCGAGTTCGAGGTGACCTACCTCGACGGCGACACCCGCATCACCCGCGGGGACAGAGGGGAGCTCAGGGTGTTCGTCATCTCGTGA
- the LOC136353880 gene encoding uncharacterized protein, producing MAMVSTYFPHILSIMFFQLEEVDGRVMVSYVERCVTQTLPPVEGCAVNEFHIVEWRGKLLLIVMYADHVWVENRRIGIYALDFSTNPYSLTEINNLDGDCLFISSRSSKSFPACQYDGAKGDFVYFVSSFRQQTIGVHHSFDILVFNVRDATTAVFPVLVPGDNSDPFMDNLLWLFPPK from the coding sequence ATGGCCATGGTCTCGACATACTTTCCACATATCCTGTCTATCATGTTCTTTCAGCTTGAAGAGGTCGATGGCAGAGTTATGGTTTCGTATGTTGAGCGGTGTGTTACACAGACGCTTCCCCCAGTCGAGGGTTGTGCAGTGAATGAGTTCCACATTGTTGAATGGCGTGGGAAACTATTGCTGATCGTTATGTATGCTGACCATGTCTGGGTAGAGAATCGGAGAATTGGGATATATGCTCTGGACTTCAGCACAAACCCTTACAGCTTGACTGAGATAAACAACTTGGATGGTGATTGTCTCTTCATTAGTTCGCGCAGCAGCAAGTCCTTTCCTGCTTGTCAGTATGATGGAGCCAAAGGTGATTTTGTTTACTTCGTTAGCAGCTTTCGGCAACAGACTATTGGTGTCCACCATTCTTTTGATATACTTGTGTTCAATGTGAGAGATGCTACAACGGCAGTATTCCCTGTTCTAGTACCTGGGGACAACTCTGACCCGTTCATGGATAACCTCTTGTGGTTATTTCCTCCGAAATGA
- the LOC107279312 gene encoding uncharacterized protein isoform X1 — translation MDGSISGDPSSATPPPLSLALCVCGGRRVLVRGSFEMYALVVVAVPAGDALLRGPWNDLPGDLLGLVLGHIPCAAGRARVRSVCSSWRNAAAIQRPPRPLPMLVFSRFGFVSFSSFSSVMVIADAEFTRIPLHEDESLRWVGSFDEWLVGTRPGSVCKDAHSHCFLVNAFSRETIQLPRPSAFRLSHHICKTLPIVNTTGSVDIIIQEHEYSVCFRKVVLSGSPSSGSMCTVAAISQCILALWHPGMTS, via the exons ATGGACGGAAGCATCTCAGGTGACCCCTCATCTGCaactcctccccctctctctctcgctctctgtGTGTGTGGGGGGCGCCGTGTGCTTGTTCGTGGTTCGTTCGAAATGTACgc ATTGGTGGTGGTTGCTGTCCCTGCAGGCGATGCGCTGCTGCGGGGCCCGTGGAATGACCTCCCGGGGGACCTGCTTGGCCTTGTGCTCGGCCACATCCCGTGCGCCGCTGGCCGCGCCAGGGTGCGCTCCGTCTGCAGCTCGTGGCGCAACGCCGCGGCCATCCAGCGCCCGCCCCGGCCACTCCCCATGCTCGTGTTCTCCCGGTTCGGCTTCgtcagcttctccagcttctccTCCGTCATGGTGATCGCTGACGCTGAGTTCACACGCATTCCGCTGCACGAGGACGAGAGCCTCCGCTGGGTGGGTTCGTTCGACGAGTGGCTCGTGGGGACTCGACCTGGCAGCGTATGCAAGGATGCCCACAGCCATTGCTTCTTGGTGAACGCATTCTCCCGGGAGACGATCCAACTACCGAGGCCATCTGCCTTCCGATTATCCCATCACATCTGCAAGACTCTCCCCATCGTCAACACCACAGGTTCGGTCGACATCATTATCCAAGAACATGAGTACTCGGTGTGCTTCAGAAAGGTGGTTTTATCTGGTTCACCTTCCTCTGGCTCAATGTGCACCGTGGCTGCCATATCTCAGTGCATCCTTGCTCTCTGGCACCCTGGGATGACATCATGA
- the LOC4350843 gene encoding uncharacterized protein has product MDGRNSGDALPRERWNDIPADMLGLVLRVIPCAADRARVRSVCRSWRAAAAIQRPPPPLPVLVFSRFSFASLSRLSPAMAFTKPRRFFFHKDVTIRWVGSFDEWLVGTKPSRECKDADGHCFLLNLMSRKKIQLPRPCALHFFDYFCKTLPIVNTSGWVDIIIHDREYSMCFRKVVLSASPASDSMCIVAAISSRTLALWHPGMRSWCVCRSFGIDGSADIAFYQGRIYMAMVSTYFPHILSILFFQLEEVNGRVMVSYVEQCVTETLPPVEGCVVNEFYIVEWRGKLLLIVMYAEHVWLDTEKIGIYALDFSTNPHSLTEINNLDGDCLFISLRSSKSFPACQYDGAKGDFVYFVSGYWQHATGVHHSFDVLVYNVRDATTTRLSVSAPEDNSGPFTNNLLWLFPPR; this is encoded by the exons ATGGACGGAAGAAACTCAG GAGACGCGCTGCCGCGGGAGCGGTGGAACGACATCCCGGCGGACATGCTGGGCCTCGTGCTCCGCGTCATCCCGTGCGCCGCTGACCGCGCCAGGGTGCGCTCCGTCTGCCGCTcgtggcgcgccgccgcggccatccAGCGCCCGCCCCCGCCACTCCCGGTGCTCGTGTTCTCCCGGTTCAGCTTCGCAAGCCTCTCCAGATTATCGCCCGCCATGGCGTTCACCAAACCCCGCCGCTTTTTTTTTCACAAGGACGTGACCATCCGCTGGGTGGGATCGTTCGACGAGTGGCTCGTCGGGACGAAACCCAGCAGGGAATGCAAGGATGCCGACGGCCATTGTTTCTTGCTGAATCTCATGTCCCGGAAGAAGATTCAACTACCGAGGCCATGTGCCTTGCATTTCTTCGATTACTTCTGCAAGACTCTCCCCATCGTCAACACCTCAGGTTGGGTCGACATTATTATCCATGACCGGGAGTACTCGATGTGCTTCAGAAAGGTGGTCTTATCTGCTTCACCTGCCTCTGACTCAATGTGCATCGTGGCTGCCATTTCTAGTCGCACCCTTGCTCTCTGGCACCCTGGGATGAGATCATGGTGCGTTTGCAGAAGCTTTGGCATCGATGGTTCAGCTGATATTGCCTTCTACCAGGGGAGGATCTACATGGCGATGGTCTCCACATACTTTCCACATATCCTGTCCATCCTGTTCTTTCAGCTTGAAGAGGTCAATGGCAGAGTTATGGTTTCGTATGTTGAGCAGTGTGTTACAGAGACGCTGCCCCCAGTCGAGGGTTGTGTAGTGAATGAATTCTACATTGTTGAATGGCGTGGGAAACTATTGCTGATCGTTATGTATGCTGAACATGTCTGGCTAGACACTGAGAAAATTGGGATATATGCTCTGGACTTCAGCACAAACCCTCACAGCTTGACTGAGATAAACAACTTGGATGGTGATTGTCTCTTCATTAGTTTGCGCAGCAGCAAGTCCTTTCCTGCTTGTCAGTATGATGGAGCCAAAGGTGATTttgtctacttcgttagcggcTATTGGCAACATGCTACTGGTGTCCATCATTCTTTTGATGTACTTGTGTACAATGTGAGAGATGCTACAACGACACGATTATCTGTTTCTGCACCTGAGGACAACTCTGGCCCGTTCACGAACAACCTCTTGTGGTTATTTCCTCCGAGATGA
- the LOC107276890 gene encoding protein FLORAL ORGAN NUMBER2 precursor: MGRLFLCLVVAWCWVALLLVAPVHGRVGLPGEFSGDQRPVPATSFDLVTEPKTKQPRGVKGTRRPSWSSWSSTASRSSPPPGRGAPSAAAAAELRSVPAGPDPMHHHGSPRRPEHARSTGRP, encoded by the exons ATGGGCCGGCTCTTCTTGTGTTTGGTGGTTGCATGGTGTTGGGTTGCTCTGCTGCTTGTTGCTCCGGTGCATGGACGTGTTG GCTTGCccggtgagtttagtggtgacCAGAGGCCAGTCCCGGCGACATCTTTTGATCTCGTGACAGAG CCGAAGACGAAGCAGCCGCGCGGCGTGAAGGGCACCCGCAGGCCGTCGTGGTCTTCTTggtcgtcgacggcgtcgagatcgtcgccgccgccggggagaggggcgccctcggccgccgcggcggcggagctccggtcAGTGCCGGCCGGCCCGGACCCGATGCACCACCACGGCAGCCCGAGGCGGCCGGAGCACGCGCGCAGCACCGGCCGGCCATGA
- the LOC4350840 gene encoding uncharacterized protein At5g01610, with product MAAKIIESHRVGAEIANGDEAAKKKSIELLSELGLPEGLFPLDDMEEFGYNRANGFMWIVHRKKKEHTFKKIKQTVSYATEVTAFVEKGKLKKIAGVKTKELMLWLSVVEVYVDESSAGKITFKTGTGLSDSFDASAFELGM from the coding sequence ATGGCAGCTAAGATCATCGAGAGCCACCGTGTCGGTGCAGAGATCGCAAATGGTGACGAAGCAGCCAAGAAGAAGTCCATTGAGCTTCTCTCTGAACTTGGCCTCCCAGAAGGGCTATTCCCCTTGGACGATATGGAGGAGTTTGGGTATAACCGCGCAAACGGGTTCATGTGGATTGTTCACAGGAAGAAGAAGGAGCACACCTTCAAGAAGATCAAGCAGACAGTCTCCTATGCCACCGAGGTGACGGCATTCGTCGAAAAGGGGAAGCTGAAGAAGATTGCAGGGGTGAAGACCAAAGAGCTGATGCTGTGGCTCAGTGTGGTTGAGGTCTATGTTGATGAGTCTTCTGCTGGGAAGATCACATTCAAGACTGGCACTGGCCTCTCCGATAGTTTTGATGCGTCGGCCTTCGAGTTAGGAATGTAA
- the LOC9271240 gene encoding F-box protein At2g26160, with product MDSGKGTIGREAQRRSWADIPADIIGVVVGRLPSVEDRARLRSVCQAWRAAARLHRPPPPLPLLVLSNLAFSGFCVDGAMSETRRIPLPVEVVAAAAGDLRCVGSCEGWLAVVRQKKARYLGDGACFLVNPFSREVVNLPPPFVSTHLVDVYTRSLPIINGSGVVDCTIHAAQYVMSFCKVILSSPPGSGSAYTVAAISVHRNGAKLALWRPGMTSWCICYGGCISKFSDVAFYQGKFYILSKLTTNLFAFEITEDDCGMMVSRVERCVTELPQVKDSYGQRWNMVEWHGKLLLVVRYIGGSEGWHNICKVSVFVMDVSTNPFRFTEINSLDGDCIFISPCSSMSFLACQYDGIEDDLVYFIDGYLFPAKNGPPFDRFVYNMRDCTLAPFAADISDDNFRAPDGRLMSPTWFFPSE from the exons ATGGATTCCGGCAAAGGAACCATAG GGCGGGAGGCGCAGCGGCGGTCGTGGGCGGACATCCCCGCGGACATCATCGGGGTCGTGGTCGGGCGCCTCCCCAGCGTCGAGGACCGCGCCAGGCTTCGGTCCGTCTGCCAGGCGtggcgcgccgcggcgcgcctccaccgcccgccgccgccgctccccctgCTCGTGCTCTCCAACCTCGCGTTCTCCGGGTTCTGCGTCGACGGGGCCATGTCGGAGACGCGCCGCATCCCGCTGCccgtggaggtggtggcggcggcagctggcgATCTCCGCTGCGTGGGATCGTGCGAAGGATGGCTCGCCGTGGTGCGGCAGAAGAAAGCTCGCTACTTGGGCGATGGCGCGTGTTTCTTGGTGAACCCTTTCTCTCGGGAAGTCGTCAATCTCCCGCCACCTTTCGTGTCCACCCATCTCGTCGACGTCTACACCAGATCGCTGCCCATCATCAATGGCTCCGGCGTGGTGGATTGCACGATCCACGCCGCGCAGTATGTGATGTCGTTCTGCAAGGTGATCCTGTCCTCTCCACCTGGCTCCGGCTCAGCGTACACGGTGGCCGCCATCTCCGTGCACAGGAACGGAGCTAAGCTTGCTCTCTGGAGACCTGGGATGACGTCGTGGTGCATTTGCTATGGGGGCTGCATCAGTAAGTTCAGTGATGTTGCCTTCTACCAGGGGAAGTTCTACATTCTCAGCAAGCTCACCACGAACCTCTTTGCGTTTGAGATCACGGAGGATGATTGCGGGATGATGGTTTCTCGTGTTGAGAGGTGTGTCACTGAGCTGCCCCAGGTTAAGGATAGCTATGGACAGAGGTGGAACATGGTAGAATGGCATGGGAAATTGTTGCTAGTTGTCAGATACATCGGTGGTTCTGAAGGTTGGCACAACATTTGCAAGGTTAGCGTATTCGTGATGGATGTAAGCACAAACCCTTTCAGATTCACTGAGATCAACAGCTTGGATGGCGATTGCATCTTCATTAGCCCATGTAGTAGCATGTCATTTCTTGCATGTCAGTATGATGGAATTGAAGATGATCTTGTCTACTTCATTGATGGTTACCTCTTCCCTGCAAAAAATGGCCCCCCTTTTGACAGGTTTGTGTACAACATGAGGGATTGTACACTGGCACCTTTCGCTGCAGACATATCGGATGACAACTTTCGAGCACCAGATGGCAGGTTGATGAGCCCAACATGGTTCTTTCCTTCTGAATGA
- the LOC4350841 gene encoding uncharacterized protein At5g01610, whose amino-acid sequence MASQIIETNRAGAEIINGDAAGKKKSIELLQELGLPKGLFPLDDIEEFGYNRANGFMWILHSKKKEHTFKKIKQTVSYATEVTAFVEKGKLKKIAGVKTKELMLWLSVVEVYVEESSAEKITFKTGTGLSDSFDASAFELGM is encoded by the coding sequence ATGGCATCCCAAATCATTGAGACGAACCGTGCTGGTGCCGAGATCATCAATGGCGATGCCGCTGGCAAGAAGAAGTCCATTGAGCTGCTCCAGGAGCTAGGCCTTCCCAAGGGCCTCTTCCCCTTGGACGACATCGAGGAGTTCGGCTACAACCGTGCAAACGGTTTCATGTGGATTCTTCATAGCAAGAAGAAGGAACATACCTTCAAGAAGATCAAGCAGACCGTCTCCTACGCCACCGAGGTGACGGCGTTCGTCGAAAAGGGGAAGCTGAAGAAGATTGCTGGTGTCAAGACCAAGGAGCTGATGCTTTGGCTCAGTGTGGTTGAGGTCTATGTTGAGGAGTCATCTGCTGAGAAGATCACCTTCAAGACTGGCACTGGCCTCTCCGATAGCTTCGATGCGTCGGCCTTCGAGCTAGGAATGTAG